The following proteins are co-located in the candidate division KSB1 bacterium genome:
- the topA gene encoding type I DNA topoisomerase — MKLVIVESPAKAKTINKYLGKDYLVKSSVGHIRDLPTSAKDLEEKPKASPLPKTLSEQEKEQLKRRREYENLVRVMGVDPENGWQAHYVILPDKRKILQELKKAAAEAEEIYLATDLDREGEAIAWHLREAIGGDLRKYRRVTFSEITRPAIQQAFAQPGDLNMQRVQAQQTRRFLDRVVGYMLSPLLWKKIARGLSAGRVQSVAVRLIVEREREIHAFVPEEYWELYAILKAELPFRARVTACRGEKFEPKSRDEIDAALAILQDAEYVVQDYKVSPVKQNPYPPFITSTLQQAAFSRLGFSTKKTMALAQQLYQEGHITYMRTDSRNISAEALAACREYIRSAFGEKYLPATPNYYQSGPTAQEAHEAIRPTDVSKGPGSIASLNKDAARLYELIWRQFVACQMPPAEFDRTTIAIGAGDYELKATGSVLRFDGWMKVLPPQKSEENQPLPHVEVGQKLNLVELDPQQHFTKPPARYTEASLVKELEKRGIGRPSTYASIISTIQERGYVQLKNRRFYAMKIGEIVTDRLMENFQNLMDYDFTAGMETGLDEIAQGNRNWRQMLDDFYADFKKRLTEAEQTMRRNEPLLVNINCPNCGRQMVVRTGATGVFLSCSGYEKAGPDRCTRTLNLIPAEESTASGDEDEGDPMELLQKKRCPICGSAMDGWLVDESRRLYLCGNSPDCPGSLVETGKFRLKGYDGPELICERCGTPMQLKTGRFGKFFACTNSECKNTRKLLRNGQPAPPVMKPIPMPECRCTKSADYFLLREGQAGLFMAASTFPKLRETRAPLVEELARHRNELEPRFHYLADAPQSDPDGNPAAVKFDRKTRTHYLASAGAEKSGWKAYWENGNWKWQK, encoded by the coding sequence TTGAAACTGGTCATTGTTGAGTCTCCGGCAAAAGCGAAAACCATCAACAAATATTTGGGCAAAGACTATTTGGTCAAGTCGAGCGTCGGCCATATCCGTGATCTGCCGACATCGGCAAAAGATTTAGAAGAGAAACCAAAAGCTTCGCCGCTTCCCAAAACGCTGTCCGAGCAGGAGAAGGAACAACTGAAGCGCCGGCGCGAGTATGAGAACCTGGTACGGGTGATGGGGGTGGATCCGGAGAACGGCTGGCAGGCGCATTACGTCATCTTGCCCGACAAGCGAAAGATCCTTCAGGAACTCAAAAAGGCGGCCGCCGAAGCCGAAGAGATCTATCTGGCAACCGATTTGGATCGCGAGGGCGAGGCGATCGCCTGGCATTTGCGCGAAGCGATCGGCGGGGATCTGCGCAAATACCGCCGCGTCACCTTTAGCGAGATCACTCGTCCGGCCATTCAGCAGGCGTTTGCCCAGCCCGGCGATCTGAACATGCAGCGCGTTCAGGCGCAGCAGACGCGCCGCTTTCTCGATCGCGTGGTAGGCTATATGCTTTCCCCCCTTTTGTGGAAAAAGATTGCGCGGGGACTCTCTGCCGGACGCGTCCAGTCGGTTGCCGTGCGGCTTATCGTCGAACGGGAGCGGGAAATTCACGCCTTTGTGCCGGAAGAATATTGGGAACTTTATGCCATCCTCAAGGCCGAGCTGCCGTTTCGCGCACGAGTCACTGCCTGTCGGGGCGAAAAGTTCGAGCCGAAATCGCGCGATGAAATCGATGCAGCTTTGGCGATTCTGCAGGATGCGGAATATGTTGTGCAGGATTACAAAGTTTCGCCGGTCAAACAGAATCCCTATCCGCCTTTCATCACCAGCACGCTGCAGCAGGCGGCTTTTTCGCGACTCGGTTTCAGCACCAAAAAGACCATGGCATTGGCGCAGCAGCTTTACCAGGAAGGGCATATCACCTACATGCGCACCGATTCCCGCAACATCAGCGCCGAGGCCCTGGCGGCATGTCGCGAATACATTCGTTCCGCTTTCGGTGAAAAATATTTGCCTGCCACGCCGAACTATTATCAGAGCGGACCTACGGCGCAGGAAGCGCACGAGGCCATTCGGCCTACGGATGTTAGCAAAGGTCCGGGCAGCATCGCTTCGCTCAATAAAGATGCAGCTCGACTTTATGAGCTGATCTGGAGGCAGTTTGTCGCCTGTCAGATGCCGCCGGCGGAATTCGATCGTACGACCATCGCCATCGGTGCAGGCGACTATGAATTGAAGGCAACCGGCAGCGTGCTTCGCTTCGACGGCTGGATGAAGGTCCTCCCGCCGCAGAAATCCGAGGAGAATCAGCCGTTGCCGCACGTAGAGGTCGGACAAAAGCTGAATCTCGTCGAATTGGATCCGCAGCAGCATTTTACCAAGCCGCCCGCACGCTACACAGAGGCGAGCCTGGTCAAGGAGCTGGAAAAGCGCGGCATCGGCCGTCCGTCCACTTACGCTTCCATTATTTCGACCATTCAGGAACGCGGCTACGTCCAGTTGAAAAACCGCCGCTTTTACGCAATGAAGATCGGCGAGATCGTGACCGACCGCCTGATGGAGAACTTTCAGAATTTGATGGATTACGACTTTACCGCCGGCATGGAGACGGGTCTCGATGAGATTGCACAAGGCAACCGTAACTGGCGGCAGATGTTGGACGACTTTTATGCCGATTTTAAAAAGCGATTGACGGAAGCGGAACAGACTATGCGCCGCAACGAGCCTTTGCTGGTTAATATTAACTGCCCAAATTGCGGAAGACAGATGGTCGTTCGCACGGGCGCAACCGGCGTGTTCCTCAGCTGTTCGGGTTATGAAAAGGCGGGACCGGATCGCTGTACAAGAACCCTCAATCTCATTCCGGCCGAAGAATCGACGGCATCCGGCGATGAGGATGAAGGGGATCCCATGGAGCTGCTGCAGAAAAAGCGCTGCCCGATTTGCGGGTCGGCAATGGACGGCTGGTTGGTCGATGAAAGCCGTAGACTGTATCTTTGCGGCAACAGCCCTGACTGTCCAGGAAGTTTAGTAGAGACGGGCAAATTTCGTCTTAAAGGCTACGACGGTCCGGAGTTGATCTGCGAACGGTGCGGCACTCCCATGCAGCTCAAGACCGGGCGCTTCGGCAAGTTCTTTGCCTGCACCAATTCCGAATGCAAAAATACGCGCAAATTGCTGCGCAACGGTCAACCGGCGCCGCCGGTCATGAAACCCATCCCCATGCCGGAGTGCCGTTGTACAAAGTCGGCTGACTACTTTTTGCTGCGGGAAGGTCAGGCGGGCTTGTTCATGGCGGCAAGCACATTCCCGAAATTGCGCGAGACCCGAGCGCCGTTGGTCGAAGAGCTGGCGCGTCACCGAAATGAGCTGGAACCGCGATTCCATTATCTTGCCGATGCGCCGCAGAGCGACCCGGACGGCAATCCTGCGGCCGTCAAGTTCGACCGGAAAACCCGTACGCATTATTTGGCTTCCGCTGGAGCGGAAAAGAGCGGATGGAAAGCCTATT
- the aceE gene encoding pyruvate dehydrogenase (acetyl-transferring), homodimeric type, translated as MNSERELNLEEIELQEWLESLDYVIQTGSHERVQRLLLELQNRARFSGIRLPFTANTPYLNTIPLEEQPPYPGSREIERRIKSIIRWNAMAMVVRANRNEKGIGGHISTYASAATLYEVGFNHFFRAPREGFSGDIIYFQGHASPGIYARAFVEGRLTVEDLKNFRHECHPGGGLPSYPHPWLKPDFWQFPTVSMGLGPIMAIYQARFNRYLEDRGLKPRDDAKVWAFLGDGETDEPETLGAISLAAREKLDNLIFVINCNLQRLDGPVRGNGNIVQELEKVFRGAGWNVIKVLWGSDFDPLFAKDKDGLLAKRVGEIIDGEFQNYIVRGGAYVRSKFFGSHPQLLKLVEHLSDDQISRLRLGGHDPEKVYAAYKRAVESTGAPTVILARTIKGYGLGEAGEGKNITHQQKQLNEQELREFRSRFGIPISDEEINDVPFYRPPENSPEMQYLQERRRQLGGYVPTRRMVSVPVSLGEPELFEEFYEGTQDREVSTTMAFVRILAKLLKDKNLGKLIVPIVPDEARTFGMEALFRQVGIYSHVGQLYEPVDKEQLLYYKESQDGQVLEEGITEAGSMSSFIAAGSAYSTHGINTIPFFIFYSMFGFQRIGDLIWAAGDMRTRGFLIGGTSGRTTLAGEGLQHQDGHSHLLAYPLPNLKAYDPAYAYELAVIIEDGLRRMYKDQESLFYYITVMNENYPQPPMPKVEGIREGILGGIYRYQTSTLAKPKGRVQLFGSGTILNKALGAKQILEEQYGVAADVWSVTSYKELYYDAAQVDRWNMLHPDQPPRTPFLLRQLAGAEGPIIAASDYVRTLPESVGRRLPNPFFSLGTDGFGRSDGRRHLREFFEVDERYIAYAALYMLFKENKLTLKELQAAAKALNINPEKANPFTS; from the coding sequence ATGAATTCTGAACGCGAATTGAATCTTGAAGAGATCGAGCTGCAGGAATGGCTCGAATCGTTGGATTATGTCATTCAGACCGGCAGTCACGAGCGTGTGCAAAGGCTGCTGTTGGAGCTGCAGAATCGGGCGAGATTTTCCGGCATTCGCCTGCCCTTTACGGCCAACACGCCCTATCTGAACACCATCCCGTTGGAAGAACAGCCGCCTTATCCGGGCAGCCGCGAGATCGAACGACGGATCAAAAGCATCATTCGCTGGAACGCCATGGCCATGGTCGTGCGCGCCAACCGCAATGAAAAAGGCATCGGCGGTCATATTTCCACCTACGCTTCCGCGGCGACGCTTTATGAAGTCGGCTTTAATCACTTTTTCCGCGCTCCGCGCGAAGGGTTCAGCGGCGACATCATCTACTTTCAAGGTCACGCTTCGCCGGGAATTTATGCCCGCGCCTTTGTGGAAGGCAGGCTCACGGTTGAGGATCTGAAAAACTTTCGCCACGAGTGTCATCCCGGCGGCGGCCTTCCCTCCTATCCGCATCCGTGGCTGAAACCCGACTTTTGGCAATTTCCTACGGTTTCCATGGGACTGGGGCCGATCATGGCCATTTACCAGGCGCGGTTCAACCGCTATCTGGAAGACCGCGGCTTGAAACCGCGCGACGACGCCAAAGTCTGGGCGTTTTTAGGCGACGGCGAAACCGACGAGCCGGAAACGCTCGGCGCCATTTCGCTGGCGGCGCGCGAAAAGCTCGACAATCTCATTTTCGTCATCAACTGCAATCTGCAGCGACTCGACGGCCCGGTGCGCGGCAACGGCAACATCGTCCAGGAGCTGGAAAAAGTCTTTCGCGGGGCCGGTTGGAACGTCATTAAAGTGCTGTGGGGCAGCGACTTTGATCCGTTGTTTGCCAAGGACAAAGACGGCCTGCTGGCCAAGCGGGTGGGCGAGATCATCGACGGCGAGTTTCAAAACTATATCGTTCGCGGCGGCGCTTATGTGCGCAGCAAATTTTTCGGCAGCCACCCGCAGCTGCTCAAGCTTGTCGAGCATTTGAGCGACGACCAGATTTCGCGGCTGCGTTTGGGCGGACACGATCCGGAAAAAGTTTACGCGGCTTACAAGCGGGCTGTCGAAAGCACCGGCGCGCCCACGGTTATTCTCGCGCGTACCATCAAGGGTTACGGCTTGGGAGAAGCAGGAGAAGGCAAGAACATCACGCATCAGCAGAAGCAGCTGAACGAACAGGAACTGCGGGAATTCCGCTCGCGCTTCGGCATCCCCATCTCGGATGAGGAAATCAACGACGTGCCGTTCTATCGGCCGCCGGAAAACAGTCCGGAAATGCAGTACCTGCAGGAGCGAAGAAGGCAGCTGGGCGGTTACGTGCCCACCCGCCGCATGGTCAGCGTGCCGGTCTCGCTGGGCGAGCCGGAGTTGTTCGAAGAGTTTTACGAGGGCACGCAGGATCGCGAAGTGTCCACGACCATGGCCTTTGTACGAATTCTGGCCAAGCTGCTCAAGGACAAGAATCTGGGTAAATTGATCGTGCCGATCGTACCGGATGAGGCGCGAACCTTCGGCATGGAGGCGCTTTTTCGCCAGGTAGGCATTTATTCCCATGTGGGACAGCTCTACGAGCCGGTGGATAAGGAACAGCTGCTTTATTACAAAGAGTCTCAGGACGGTCAAGTCCTGGAAGAGGGCATTACTGAAGCAGGTTCCATGTCCTCCTTTATTGCCGCCGGCAGCGCCTACTCTACCCACGGTATTAACACGATTCCCTTTTTTATTTTTTATTCCATGTTCGGATTTCAGAGGATCGGCGACCTGATTTGGGCTGCAGGCGACATGCGCACGCGCGGTTTTCTCATCGGCGGCACATCCGGAAGAACGACGCTTGCCGGTGAAGGTCTGCAGCATCAGGACGGGCACAGCCACCTGCTCGCCTATCCGCTGCCGAACCTAAAGGCTTATGATCCCGCTTATGCCTACGAGCTGGCGGTCATCATCGAAGATGGTCTCCGTCGCATGTACAAAGATCAGGAGAGCCTGTTTTACTACATCACGGTCATGAATGAAAACTATCCGCAACCGCCGATGCCGAAGGTCGAAGGGATTCGCGAAGGGATTCTCGGCGGCATCTATCGATACCAAACCTCGACGTTGGCAAAGCCAAAAGGGCGGGTGCAGTTGTTCGGCAGCGGAACGATTTTGAACAAGGCGCTCGGTGCCAAGCAGATTTTGGAAGAGCAGTACGGCGTAGCGGCCGATGTGTGGAGCGTTACGAGCTATAAGGAGCTCTATTACGATGCCGCGCAGGTCGACCGCTGGAATATGCTGCATCCCGATCAGCCGCCGCGGACGCCTTTCCTGCTTCGGCAGCTGGCTGGAGCCGAGGGACCGATCATCGCCGCTTCCGATTATGTGCGCACGCTGCCCGAGTCCGTAGGTCGCCGACTGCCGAACCCCTTCTTCAGCCTCGGCACCGACGGCTTTGGCCGCAGCGACGGACGCCGTCATCTGCGTGAATTCTTTGAAGTCGATGAACGATACATCGCCTATGCGGCGCTTTATATGCTTTTCAAAGAAAACAAATTGACCCTCAAAGAGCTCCAGGCCGCGGCAAAGGCGTTGAACATCAACCCCGAAAAAGCAAACCCCTTTACGTCATAA
- a CDS encoding 2-oxo acid dehydrogenase subunit E2, with protein MTFECKIPELGENVQSGTVAAVLVKPGEHIKKDQPLIELETEKAVVEVPAEAEGVVKEILVQSGQKVQVGQTILILESEAKAEQPPPPAAEPEQARPIETAAPVAVVEIVVPNLGENVAKGTVAGVLVKVGDVIKAEQPVIELETDKAVVEVPADRGGEVVEVLVKAGEVVQTGQVILRLKSSEAAKTKVEVPAEEIRRQAPAPSLKKETVPATPVPEETLRPAASAYPAAPAAPSVRRFAREIGVNINEVKGSGPAGRISIEDVKAYAKQLLSGPSRGAAQPPTTEPLPDFSKWGEVTRELMSSVREKTAVHLSHAWHEIPHVTQFDKADITELEALRKQYAPRVEQAGGKLTITAILLKTVASALKLYPQFNASVDMRTKEIIYKKYYHIGVAVDTPRGLLVPVIRDVDRKNLTELAVELAQVSQKARDRKLTLEDMSGGNFTISNLGGIGGTFFTPIINWPEVAILGVSRAVWEPVYRNNEWTPRLMLPLSLSYDHRLIDGADGARFIRWIVEALEQPFAMILEG; from the coding sequence ATGACGTTCGAATGCAAAATACCGGAATTGGGCGAAAATGTGCAATCGGGCACCGTGGCTGCGGTTTTAGTCAAGCCGGGCGAGCACATCAAAAAGGATCAGCCGCTCATCGAATTGGAGACGGAAAAGGCAGTGGTCGAAGTGCCTGCCGAGGCCGAAGGAGTCGTAAAGGAAATTTTGGTGCAGTCGGGCCAAAAGGTCCAAGTCGGTCAAACGATTCTCATTCTCGAGTCCGAGGCAAAGGCGGAACAACCGCCGCCTCCGGCTGCTGAACCGGAGCAAGCTCGCCCAATCGAAACCGCTGCACCTGTCGCGGTGGTGGAGATCGTCGTTCCCAATTTAGGCGAAAACGTCGCCAAGGGTACGGTAGCGGGAGTTTTGGTCAAAGTCGGCGATGTCATCAAAGCGGAACAGCCGGTCATCGAGTTGGAGACGGATAAAGCCGTTGTTGAAGTGCCGGCAGACCGAGGCGGCGAAGTGGTGGAAGTGCTCGTTAAAGCGGGTGAGGTCGTACAGACCGGCCAGGTCATTCTTCGTCTCAAAAGTTCAGAGGCGGCGAAAACAAAAGTCGAGGTGCCGGCGGAAGAAATTCGCCGACAGGCTCCTGCCCCGTCTCTGAAAAAAGAAACGGTTCCGGCTACACCGGTGCCGGAGGAGACCCTTCGACCCGCGGCTTCGGCCTATCCGGCGGCGCCGGCGGCGCCTTCGGTAAGACGCTTTGCCCGCGAGATCGGTGTCAACATCAATGAAGTCAAAGGCAGCGGACCGGCAGGACGTATCTCGATCGAGGATGTCAAAGCCTACGCCAAGCAGTTGCTCTCGGGACCAAGCCGCGGCGCTGCTCAGCCGCCGACGACGGAACCTCTGCCGGATTTTTCAAAATGGGGAGAAGTAACGCGCGAACTGATGAGCTCGGTAAGGGAAAAAACCGCCGTGCATCTTTCGCATGCCTGGCATGAAATTCCGCACGTTACTCAGTTCGACAAGGCCGATATTACGGAACTGGAAGCGCTTCGCAAGCAGTACGCTCCACGGGTCGAGCAAGCCGGCGGCAAGCTGACGATCACCGCCATCCTGCTCAAGACGGTGGCTTCAGCTCTCAAGCTGTATCCACAGTTCAACGCTTCGGTGGACATGCGCACCAAGGAGATCATCTACAAAAAATATTACCATATCGGCGTGGCGGTGGACACGCCGCGGGGATTGTTGGTGCCGGTAATTCGCGACGTCGACCGCAAAAATCTTACCGAATTGGCGGTCGAGTTGGCTCAGGTTTCGCAAAAAGCGCGCGACCGCAAACTAACGCTGGAAGACATGTCCGGCGGCAATTTTACCATCAGCAACTTGGGCGGCATCGGCGGCACCTTTTTTACGCCGATCATCAATTGGCCGGAAGTCGCCATTCTCGGCGTTTCGCGCGCCGTTTGGGAGCCGGTTTACCGCAATAACGAGTGGACGCCTCGGCTGATGCTGCCTCTTTCCTTATCTTATGATCATCGTCTGATCGACGGCGCCGACGGAGCGCGCTTTATCCGCTGGATCGTCGAAGCGCTCGAACAGCCGTTTGCTATGATTTTGGAAGGGTGA
- the lpdA gene encoding dihydrolipoyl dehydrogenase, with protein sequence MNSQSTQLAVIGAGPGGYAAAFLAADLGMQVTLIDPEKNPGGVCLHRGCIPSKALLHVANLINEAHEAEKWGVKLGQPQIDLDKLRAFKDGVVAKLTGGTGQLAKQRKINHLQGKAVFKNNKTLQVTLNSGENVEVTFEHAVIATGSRPVVIPSLALENPNFWDSTAALELRQIPKRLLVIGGGYIGLEMGTVYASLGSEVTVVEMLPGILPGADRDLVRVLEKSLEGKFKAVLTETKVVKTEKDGNGIRVTLEGAKVSETQQTFDAVLMTVGRRPNTEGLGLENTRIQLTARGFIQVDAQRRTAEPHIFAIGDVAGEPMLAHKASHEGRTAVEAIAGHKVAFEPAAIPAVVFTDPELAWAGLTEQEAKERGMAVEVMRFPWAASGRALTMDRIDGMTKLIIEPETKRILGIGLVGAGAGELVSEGVLAIEMAATAEDLQLTIHPHPTLSETVMETAEMFFGTCTHVYRPKKK encoded by the coding sequence ATGAACAGTCAATCGACACAATTAGCGGTCATTGGAGCCGGTCCAGGCGGCTATGCCGCAGCTTTTCTGGCAGCCGATCTCGGCATGCAGGTTACGCTTATCGATCCGGAAAAAAATCCCGGGGGTGTCTGTCTGCATCGCGGCTGCATCCCCTCCAAGGCGCTCCTCCATGTCGCCAATCTGATCAACGAAGCGCATGAAGCGGAAAAATGGGGCGTTAAATTGGGTCAGCCGCAAATCGATTTGGACAAGCTGCGCGCTTTTAAGGACGGTGTGGTTGCCAAATTGACGGGCGGAACCGGACAATTGGCCAAACAGCGAAAAATTAACCACCTGCAGGGCAAGGCGGTTTTTAAAAACAACAAAACGCTGCAAGTAACGCTGAACAGCGGCGAAAATGTCGAGGTAACTTTCGAACATGCCGTGATCGCCACCGGATCGCGGCCGGTCGTCATTCCGTCTTTGGCGCTGGAAAATCCGAACTTTTGGGACTCGACGGCCGCTTTGGAGCTGCGCCAGATCCCCAAGAGGCTGCTCGTCATCGGCGGCGGCTATATCGGCTTGGAAATGGGAACGGTCTACGCCTCTCTCGGCAGCGAAGTGACCGTGGTGGAGATGCTGCCGGGCATTCTGCCGGGCGCAGATCGCGATCTGGTCAGAGTTTTGGAAAAAAGCTTGGAGGGCAAATTCAAAGCCGTTTTGACGGAAACCAAGGTCGTCAAAACGGAAAAAGACGGCAACGGGATTCGCGTCACGCTCGAAGGTGCAAAAGTAAGCGAAACACAGCAGACCTTCGATGCGGTATTGATGACGGTCGGCCGAAGGCCAAACACTGAGGGTCTCGGCCTGGAAAACACCCGTATTCAATTGACAGCGCGCGGCTTTATCCAAGTCGATGCGCAGCGACGTACGGCCGAACCGCATATCTTTGCCATCGGCGATGTGGCCGGCGAGCCGATGTTGGCGCACAAGGCTTCTCACGAAGGACGCACGGCCGTTGAGGCGATTGCGGGACACAAGGTCGCATTCGAACCGGCCGCCATTCCGGCGGTTGTCTTTACAGATCCCGAGTTGGCGTGGGCCGGTTTGACGGAGCAGGAAGCCAAAGAGCGCGGTATGGCCGTTGAGGTGATGCGCTTTCCTTGGGCGGCATCGGGACGCGCTCTCACCATGGATCGCATCGACGGCATGACAAAATTGATTATCGAACCGGAAACAAAGAGAATTTTAGGCATCGGACTGGTGGGCGCGGGTGCCGGTGAGCTGGTGTCGGAGGGAGTGTTGGCGATCGAAATGGCGGCGACGGCCGAGGACTTGCAGCTGACGATCCATCCCCACCCCACTTTGAGTGAAACGGTGATGGAAACCGCCGAAATGTTCTTCGGCACTTGCACGCACGTTTACCGCCCGAAAAAGAAATAA
- a CDS encoding TonB-dependent receptor, whose protein sequence is MAGSATAEGGVLTGRVLDDQKAPLVGANVFLLELNTGDVTDAEGEYRIVNLPPGRYTLLVSFIGFAQIKQQVEIAEGQTRREDFILQPSVLELGELTVMGEHLKGQAKALNQQMSDDRIAVVVSADQLVRFPDQNIGDALKRLSAVTVNYDQGEARYAGIRGLDPRLNSVALDGERLPSPDAQTRAVQLDMISTDLIQSVEVYKNNTPDMDGDAIGGTVNLLTRPAVFSRRFNLSLGSGYDFLTGRGLLNGSTTVGRRFLNEKLGLSLSGSINDRRLGAHNSEGIWSVDKKGGIYASQWDIRRYDVRRLRRGVTLAADYRPNDENRFFLNLLLNQRDDWEVRQRLRFRMEPPGKNDIAERSQIYRQTKGGNVDQDNARLEQQRLLGFRLKGKHDWFSRWTIEWNLSHTRVTEERPHERYLQWWVKNADVVVDLSSLRTPYFQSNTPDSLFKFEEMREEFRSVAEKDTRLSIDLRTPLIKKGFWKNTLQFGGKFKRLDKHNSVQGLQISLTPEGKSEWSDMTRTPTADYTPSRFYAGNYQLGRFTTPSFLGRLNFNDTVLFKQKPLAQQYGTQNYDAEENVSSAYAMLQQNIGKRLKLIFGARLENTSVFYRGYEMTEGSDSLAPASGKSEYVHLLPSLHVRYEPGHRLVLRAAYSKSIARPDFYDLVPYRELKRAGEVLRVGNPDLMPCRSHNWDFSIERYDQGVGLFSTGIFHKEIERFFYIYRENNALDPVTGKTVTEFYQPRNGGNGRLTGIELSGQKPLDFLPGLLSRLSFYMNYTRLFSAASYPSWPGRNIPLPGAPKYTFNANLTYESKTATIGVSLSRAAPYLDSKEIDLTPGLERWYDAVTFLDLNGSWRVSSRFGLFFEWNNLLNQPLRFYAGRKERTAQVEYFGPRITFGCKYSL, encoded by the coding sequence ATGGCGGGCTCCGCAACGGCAGAGGGCGGCGTTTTAACCGGACGAGTGCTCGATGACCAAAAAGCGCCGTTGGTCGGGGCGAACGTCTTTTTGCTCGAACTGAACACCGGAGACGTCACTGACGCCGAAGGAGAGTACCGAATTGTCAACCTGCCGCCTGGGCGTTATACGCTTTTGGTTTCTTTTATCGGCTTTGCACAGATAAAGCAGCAAGTGGAAATCGCCGAGGGACAGACGAGGCGCGAGGATTTTATTCTTCAACCGTCCGTGCTGGAGCTGGGTGAGCTGACGGTTATGGGAGAACATCTCAAGGGGCAAGCCAAAGCGCTTAATCAGCAAATGTCCGACGACCGCATTGCGGTCGTCGTTTCGGCGGATCAGCTGGTGCGCTTTCCGGATCAGAACATCGGCGATGCACTCAAGCGGCTGTCTGCCGTGACGGTCAATTATGATCAGGGCGAGGCGCGCTATGCGGGAATCCGCGGCTTGGATCCGCGGCTCAATTCGGTCGCCTTGGACGGTGAGCGCCTGCCTTCACCGGATGCGCAAACCCGCGCCGTTCAGCTCGACATGATCTCCACGGACCTCATTCAAAGCGTCGAAGTCTATAAAAACAACACGCCGGATATGGACGGCGATGCGATCGGAGGAACGGTTAATTTGCTCACTCGACCGGCGGTATTCAGCCGACGTTTCAACCTCAGCCTCGGCAGCGGCTACGATTTCCTTACCGGTCGGGGATTGCTGAACGGCTCTACAACGGTCGGGCGACGGTTTTTGAACGAAAAATTGGGTCTTTCCCTTTCCGGCAGCATCAACGATCGCCGCCTGGGCGCCCATAACAGCGAAGGGATTTGGAGCGTCGACAAAAAAGGCGGCATCTACGCTTCACAATGGGATATTCGTCGCTATGACGTCCGTCGTCTGCGGCGGGGAGTCACTTTGGCGGCGGATTATCGACCAAACGATGAGAACCGCTTTTTTCTCAATCTTCTTCTCAACCAGCGGGATGACTGGGAGGTGCGTCAGCGGCTTCGTTTCAGGATGGAACCGCCCGGCAAAAACGACATTGCAGAAAGGTCGCAAATCTATCGACAAACCAAAGGCGGAAACGTCGATCAGGATAACGCCCGGCTGGAACAGCAACGGTTGCTCGGCTTTCGTCTGAAAGGCAAGCACGATTGGTTCAGCCGCTGGACCATCGAGTGGAACCTTTCGCATACCCGCGTAACGGAGGAGCGGCCCCACGAACGATATCTGCAGTGGTGGGTCAAAAATGCCGACGTCGTTGTCGATTTATCAAGCTTGCGGACGCCCTACTTTCAAAGCAACACTCCGGATTCGCTTTTTAAATTCGAAGAAATGCGGGAGGAATTTCGCTCCGTTGCGGAAAAGGATACTCGACTGAGCATCGATCTAAGGACGCCGCTCATTAAAAAGGGATTTTGGAAGAATACGCTGCAATTCGGCGGTAAATTCAAGCGCTTGGACAAGCACAACAGCGTACAAGGCTTGCAGATCTCTCTGACGCCGGAAGGCAAAAGCGAGTGGAGCGACATGACGCGCACTCCGACCGCTGATTACACGCCTTCCCGTTTCTATGCCGGAAATTATCAACTCGGCCGTTTTACAACTCCTTCATTTTTAGGCAGATTAAATTTCAACGATACAGTGCTATTTAAGCAAAAACCATTGGCGCAGCAATACGGGACGCAAAACTATGATGCCGAAGAAAACGTCTCTTCCGCTTACGCGATGCTGCAGCAGAATATCGGCAAACGGTTGAAGCTCATTTTCGGCGCCCGTCTGGAAAACACTTCCGTTTTCTACCGAGGCTACGAAATGACGGAAGGTTCCGACAGCCTTGCGCCGGCAAGCGGAAAGAGTGAGTATGTTCACCTTTTGCCCAGCCTTCATGTTCGCTATGAGCCGGGTCATCGGCTCGTCTTGCGCGCTGCCTATTCGAAGAGCATCGCGCGGCCTGATTTCTATGATCTGGTGCCTTACCGCGAGCTCAAACGCGCCGGTGAAGTGCTGCGGGTCGGCAACCCCGACCTGATGCCATGCCGTTCTCACAATTGGGATTTTTCGATTGAGCGGTATGACCAGGGCGTAGGATTGTTTTCAACCGGCATCTTCCATAAGGAAATCGAGCGCTTTTTTTATATTTATCGCGAAAATAATGCGCTGGATCCGGTTACCGGAAAAACCGTCACCGAGTTTTATCAGCCGCGTAACGGCGGCAATGGGCGGCTAACCGGCATCGAATTGAGCGGCCAAAAGCCTCTCGATTTCCTGCCGGGCCTCCTTTCGCGTCTCAGCTTTTATATGAACTACACGCGCCTGTTTTCCGCAGCTTCTTACCCTTCTTGGCCGGGAAGGAATATTCCTCTGCCCGGAGCTCCGAAATATACTTTTAACGCGAACCTGACTTATGAGAGCAAAACGGCGACAATCGGCGTTTCTCTAAGCCGAGCCGCTCCATACCTGGATTCAAAGGAGATCGATCTGACGCCGGGTTTGGAACGATGGTATGACGCCGTCACTTTTCTCGACCTCAATGGATCGTGGCGGGTCTCATCCCGATTCGGGCTCTTTTTTGAATGGAACAACCTTCTCAATCAGCCGCTGCGTTTTTACGCCGGACGCAAGGAAAGAACCGCTCAGGTAGAATATTTTGGTCCCAGAATTACTTTCGGCTGCAAATATTCTTTGTGA